In a single window of the Flavivirga spongiicola genome:
- a CDS encoding 3-keto-disaccharide hydrolase, with translation MIQLKPKLFFIMSLVLVNFIGVKAYSQAQEGEWVTLFNGQNFDGWKQLNGTAKYIIDNNEIVGITKTNIPNSFLCTEKSYGDFILEFEILADPSINTGVQFRSNSFKDYNNGRVHGYQFEIDPSARAFSGGIYDESRRAWIYPLSLNPKGRKAFKNGVWNKCRVEAVGNSIRTWINGVQCSNLVDDLTASGFIGLQVHGIGTNEGHAGKKIRWRNIRIKTDNLERESWVSDPQVREMSYLINRITDNEKRNGWRLLWDGKTTNGWKGAKTVQFPKSGWEINDGVLSVLATDGGESTGPGDIITKDVFSDFELELEFKITKGANSGIKYFVDPELNKGPGSAIGCEFQILDDKNHPDAKAGTGGNRTMSSLYDLIAAENLSIPGRGKQFKGIDRWNKARIVVKGGKVEHWLNNEKTIEYDRSSQMFRALVAYSKYNKWPKFGQWASGHILLQDHGDTVHFRSIKIREFN, from the coding sequence ATGATACAATTAAAGCCAAAACTATTTTTTATAATGAGCCTTGTTCTTGTCAACTTTATAGGTGTCAAAGCTTATTCACAGGCACAGGAAGGTGAGTGGGTGACACTTTTTAATGGACAGAATTTTGATGGATGGAAACAGTTAAATGGAACCGCTAAATATATAATAGATAATAATGAAATTGTGGGGATAACGAAGACTAATATCCCAAACAGTTTTTTATGTACCGAAAAAAGCTACGGTGATTTTATTTTGGAATTTGAAATTCTGGCTGACCCTTCGATTAATACGGGTGTGCAATTTAGATCTAATAGCTTTAAAGATTATAACAATGGAAGGGTTCATGGGTATCAATTTGAAATAGATCCTAGCGCTCGTGCTTTTAGTGGAGGTATTTACGATGAATCCAGAAGAGCATGGATATATCCATTGTCGCTTAATCCAAAAGGAAGAAAAGCTTTTAAAAATGGTGTTTGGAATAAATGCAGGGTGGAGGCTGTAGGTAATTCCATTAGAACATGGATTAACGGAGTACAATGTTCTAATTTGGTTGATGATTTAACAGCATCTGGATTTATTGGTCTTCAAGTACATGGTATTGGGACAAATGAGGGACATGCTGGTAAGAAAATAAGATGGAGAAATATCAGAATAAAGACTGATAATTTGGAAAGGGAAAGTTGGGTGTCAGATCCACAAGTTCGTGAGATGAGTTATTTGATTAATAGAATTACAGATAACGAAAAAAGAAATGGATGGCGATTATTATGGGATGGAAAAACAACCAATGGATGGAAAGGCGCAAAAACAGTTCAATTTCCAAAATCAGGATGGGAAATAAACGATGGTGTTTTATCTGTTTTGGCTACGGATGGAGGAGAATCTACTGGGCCTGGTGATATTATTACAAAAGATGTTTTTAGTGATTTTGAATTAGAATTAGAGTTTAAAATAACAAAAGGAGCAAATAGCGGAATTAAATATTTTGTAGATCCGGAACTCAATAAAGGACCAGGTTCTGCAATTGGTTGTGAATTTCAAATTTTAGATGATAAAAACCACCCAGATGCAAAAGCAGGAACAGGTGGTAATAGAACGATGTCTTCATTATATGATTTAATAGCGGCAGAGAATCTTTCAATTCCAGGGAGAGGTAAGCAATTTAAAGGTATTGACCGTTGGAATAAAGCAAGAATAGTTGTAAAAGGAGGTAAAGTCGAGCACTGGCTAAATAATGAAAAGACTATTGAATATGATAGATCCTCCCAAATGTTTAGAGCCCTAGTAGCTTATAGTAAATATAATAAATGGCCAAAATTTGGTCAATGGGCAAGTGGTCACATTTTACTGCAAGATCACGGAGATACGGTACATTTTAGAAGTATAAAAATAAGAGAGTTTAATTAA